The genomic DNA GGGTCAGGCGATGACGAAGAGGAGGGAGGCGAGGCCGAAGGCCGAGAGGCCGATCGTCGTCTCCATCACCGTCCAGGTCTTCAGCGTCGTCTTCACGTCCATGTTGAAGAACCTCCCCACCAGCCAGAACCCCGAGTCGTTCACATGGCTGGCCGTGACCGACCCCGCCGCCGTGGCCAGCACGATCGCCGCGAGCTGCACCGCGTTGTAGTCCGCGTCCAGCACGACCGGCTGGATCAGTCCCGCGGCCGTCGTCAGGGCGACCGTCGCGGAGCCCTGCGCGATGCGGAGTGCGGTGGCGACGACGTAGGCGACGACGATGACCGGCAGGCCCAGGTCGCTCATCGCGTCGGCGAGGGCGTCGCCGATGCCGCTGGCGCGCAGGACGCCGCCGAACATGCCGCCGGCGCCGGTGATGAGGATGATCGCGCAGACCGGGCCGAGCGCGGAGTCGACGAGCTTCTCGATCATCTCCAGGCCCTTACCGCGCCGCGTGCCCAGGACGTACGACGCGACGAAGACCGTCAGCAGCAGCGCCACCGGCGTCGAGCCGAGGGCGCGGGCGACGTTGTACCAGGACTCCGTGTCCTCCACCCAGCCCGCCGCGCGGGCGGTGTCCAGGCCGGTGTTGGCGAAGATCAGCACCAGCGGGAGCATGAGCAGGCCGATGACGGTGGCCGCGCTCGGCGGGTCGGTGTCCTTCTCCTCCTGCGGGCCGCCGGTGAGGATGTCCGGCACCTGGAGGACGATCTTCTCGCCGATCCACAGGCCGTAGAGGTAGCTGGTGACGTACCAGATCGGGATGGCCATGACCACGCCGATCGCCACGACCAGACCCACGTCCGCGCCAAGCAGTTCGGTGGCGGCGACCGGGCCCGGGTGCGGCGGCACGAAGACGTGCATGACGGAGAACGCGCCGGCGGCGGGCA from Streptomyces sp. CMB-StM0423 includes the following:
- a CDS encoding GntP family permease, which encodes MTTVHLAQEVEDWTQTMSAGPLLAIAGAAVAVLLFMVIYLRVHAFLALVTVSILTAFAAGIPAAQVVPVATDGFGTTLGSVALLVGLGAMLGRLVEVSGGAQSLADAMIRKFGEDRAPFALGVASLIFGFPIFFDAGLVVMLPIVFTVARRLGGGVLRYGLPAAGAFSVMHVFVPPHPGPVAATELLGADVGLVVAIGVVMAIPIWYVTSYLYGLWIGEKIVLQVPDILTGGPQEEKDTDPPSAATVIGLLMLPLVLIFANTGLDTARAAGWVEDTESWYNVARALGSTPVALLLTVFVASYVLGTRRGKGLEMIEKLVDSALGPVCAIILITGAGGMFGGVLRASGIGDALADAMSDLGLPVIVVAYVVATALRIAQGSATVALTTAAGLIQPVVLDADYNAVQLAAIVLATAAGSVTASHVNDSGFWLVGRFFNMDVKTTLKTWTVMETTIGLSAFGLASLLFVIA